A genome region from Terriglobia bacterium includes the following:
- a CDS encoding S53 family peptidase, translating into MKALKVALIFTVVAISAAFYCLPHARSRSAGPNAIVSPLLRAGPAARPANVAGTSYGLFNCQVGLDPTSVCYDPYQVRHAYDIDPLIHAGFDGKGKTIVIVDAFQSPNIVQELNTYNAFYGLPSLNGLGSPNNSHLGLFTQVAPDGLTAFDPTNADMSGWAQEISLDVQWSHAIAPGANIVLVLAKSDADADIFSATKYAVNHHLGDVISQSFGENESCMDPGLLAQQHQLFAQATLESITLIASAGDFGSGQPTCDGSALTLAASTPASDPLVTSVGGTELHAAPYCLTALSCNPATHPAPGTYQSERVWNEPAFGAGGGGFSVIYGQPFYQLAAVRGSKQRGVPDVTYSAAVLHGLLTYLNIPGIPAGFYLFGGTSAGSPQWAAITAIADEKAGHALGFINWSLYFAGLIPPEYSQAFNDVTSGNNAFAGVPGFKAGPGWDAASGLGSPSAEQLVNFVILVTTPLDGFSAVLASQPHSNGFLFPPGHMKPH; encoded by the coding sequence ATGAAGGCGCTCAAAGTTGCGTTGATTTTCACGGTTGTCGCTATTTCGGCGGCATTTTATTGCCTGCCCCACGCCCGGAGTCGTTCCGCAGGTCCAAACGCGATCGTTTCGCCGCTCTTAAGAGCCGGCCCCGCCGCGAGACCCGCAAACGTCGCAGGAACGAGTTATGGGCTGTTCAATTGTCAGGTGGGTCTGGACCCCACTTCAGTCTGCTATGACCCTTACCAGGTTCGGCACGCGTATGACATCGATCCTCTGATACATGCCGGCTTCGATGGCAAAGGGAAAACCATCGTTATCGTCGATGCTTTCCAGTCGCCGAACATCGTGCAGGAATTGAATACCTACAACGCGTTCTACGGCCTGCCCAGCCTGAACGGCCTCGGAAGTCCGAACAATTCCCACCTCGGATTGTTTACTCAGGTCGCGCCGGACGGGCTGACCGCGTTTGACCCAACGAATGCCGACATGAGCGGCTGGGCTCAGGAGATTTCGCTCGACGTGCAGTGGTCGCACGCCATTGCGCCGGGCGCCAACATTGTCCTGGTTCTGGCGAAATCCGATGCCGACGCGGATATCTTCAGCGCGACGAAATACGCGGTGAATCATCATCTGGGCGACGTTATTTCGCAGAGTTTCGGCGAGAACGAAAGCTGCATGGATCCCGGTCTTCTGGCCCAGCAACATCAGCTCTTTGCGCAGGCCACTCTGGAAAGCATCACGCTCATTGCCTCGGCGGGCGATTTCGGTTCAGGACAGCCGACCTGCGACGGCTCCGCCCTGACCCTGGCGGCGTCCACGCCGGCCTCGGATCCGCTGGTCACTTCCGTCGGCGGAACCGAACTGCACGCTGCGCCATATTGCCTGACGGCTTTGAGTTGCAACCCGGCAACGCATCCTGCGCCCGGAACTTATCAGAGCGAGAGGGTGTGGAACGAACCGGCTTTCGGAGCCGGCGGCGGCGGATTCAGCGTCATCTACGGTCAACCCTTTTACCAGCTCGCCGCTGTCCGCGGCAGCAAGCAGCGGGGCGTTCCCGACGTAACCTACAGCGCGGCGGTACTGCATGGCCTGCTGACGTATCTCAACATTCCCGGCATACCCGCCGGCTTTTATCTGTTCGGCGGGACCAGCGCGGGCTCGCCGCAATGGGCGGCGATCACGGCGATTGCGGACGAGAAAGCAGGACACGCTCTGGGCTTTATCAACTGGTCGTTGTATTTCGCCGGTTTGATTCCGCCGGAATATTCCCAGGCTTTCAACGATGTCACCAGCGGTAACAACGCGTTCGCCGGAGTTCCCGGATTCAAGGCGGGACCCGGTTGGGATGCTGCAAGCGGATTGGGGTCACCGAGCGCGGAGCAACTCGTCAACTTCGTCATCCTGGTCACCACACCGCTGGACGGCTTTTCGGCGGTCCTGGCCTCGCAACCGCATTCCAATGGATTCCTGTTCCCTCCCGGACATATGAAGCCGCATTGA